From the genome of Acropora palmata chromosome 8, jaAcrPala1.3, whole genome shotgun sequence:
TTGCAGATATGGCAAAGACCACTTTACTTGACCTTCTGAGCAATGACGAGACCAGACAGAGTTTGCTTAAATACACAAAGTCGCTGATTATTGATAAAGGCACAATCGACGCCTTCAAAGTCCTCATCGAAGATATCATAAGAGCTCAGGAAGTGCAGCAGTTTCTGGCAGAGGCAGTTAAAGCAATTCTTGCGATACCCATTGTGAAAGAGAGCGCAGCTGAGCTAAGCAAATTCGTTGTGTGCCAATGGTTTGTGTTTCTGTGGATCACTATCAAAGAAACACTTATCCCCAATTGGTTAAGAAAAAACCAAAGGTCTCTCAAGGGTGATGATGGAAATTAGCAAGAACCCGCATTGAATCAGTTCTGGCTTCAATGTAACATTTATCACTAAAAAGGACAACCTTCGCTTTTCGAAGTCAAACGGCAGACTTCGGCTTGTTGCAAGACAATGACCTTCCTTCTTCTCTTGTTTTAGATTCCGTTTTGCAGTTACAGCCATCTCGCAAAATATGCAAAAGAATGAGTTGAAATTTATACAGTTTTCGCCCGAGAAAAGGTAAATTTCTAACCGACGCTTGCCACTAATTTTGGCCTTAAAGAATCACTCTCAGCCACACCCATATGCGTGCGCCAGCACCACTTAAGTCTCACCGCATTCGAAAGCTTATTAGTCAGTGTGAGAATCAGTTAAAACCTTCTCTACCCGCGCATAAAATTAGTTGTCTGTATATTAGACATGTAAAATACTGAACCCGAAGTAATTTGAGTTACCCTTGGTGCAAATTTGGAAGCCATTTTATGCAGGCCAACAATGggaagtttaagaagctacgacagAGGGTGGTAAAGGGTATTTTCGTGACTCGTGATCGGCCCTTTTTTTTCCCGTGAAATGCGACATGGCTATTTTTTTCCTCGTGAATCGTGATTTCCATAGCAACCGTGAAGCgtgattttgcaaaattattttccgtGAAACgagaaataaatgttaaattcGCCGTGAATCGTGATTTTCAATATGTCTTTGTTATTTTCGACAACCGTTATGACGTAATAAATGATATTGCGCGGTTTTCAGTGACCTTTGGCCAGCCATCATTTGTCTACTTCGACCAAAATAGCGGAAGCGCATCAACGCGATGTCCGAAGTGACAACGTAACGATATGtaacttttgtttcaagaaaaaagttCTCCTTTTTTTCCGTGAAGCGTGAAATGCCTATTTTAATCATTCGTGAATTGAGAAAGGACCGTTTTATTTTCCGTGAAACGTGATCTTGGGCCCCCCCTTTACCACCCTGACGGCAGCTGCTTCAACGAAAACGTCTCTTTGATATTGAATATTGAGAGACGCCACCCatcataattaacaattagacccgtagccctttcgggctacgggtcaatagcccatgaggcaaagccgaatgggttattgatccgtggcccttgagggcgaagggtctaattgttttagtatcacccaactagttggacagaaaaggcaataataaagttagcaaatgcaagttgaagaaatattttttaggggaaaaaaccaaacaaaaatccgcgaatttcgctactcgatgactattactattagacccctagtagcgcagccaatcaaaatgcaggatttgcattagtccactagttgggtgatactaactAAAATAAGCGCGCGATGGTTGAAATCTTCCACAAAGGATGTGCTGGGAGGTTCCTCCACTATCACACATCGATAATGGAGCGGTGAAGGATCCAATAAGGTAACACTTATAAAACAATCAATGACAGGTACCAGCGTCTCTGGCACTTATGATGATCGCATTAAAAATTAAGCCAGTTTTTCGCGTCTTCTGTTGTTTGTTGCATTCGAGAACTTGAAAACACAAACGcctaaaaggaaaacaaacgaCCAAAAGAGCCGCAAAATACTGAGTTGCAACCTCGTTCGTTAATCATTACTGattcttttcaattctccACGACCGTTATACTCGTAATCAGAAGCTGCCAAGTGTGCATAGCTCGCTGAGATTCAAAGGTACTCAGTGCTTTCTGCTTTCCATCTAACTTGAGACTCTCCCAATAGTCGCTCCAAGTGGACAAATCCGCTGTAGCGGGATACAAACTGAAACGCATTGCCTTGTAATTTTTCCGTAAAAAGGCACCAAGTCTTGTTCAACCGACCCACCAAAGAATATGCGCATTAGTTTTGCTCACAGCTTGATGATTAAAACTCTGACGGATCACTCATTTCGAGGGCACCATGAATAACGCTGACGACACTTCATTCGGCTCAAAGGCAAACTCAATTGGTAGTAATTCAGACCTACTCCAGTCGTGTTACATCTGTTTGGAAAATCTCCGCAAAAATCAAACGAGTATTCACTGCAACTGCGATGCAGTGTTTTGCGATTCGTGTCTTGGGGCCTACGTGAGACTACAAATTACCGAAGGAAGATGGAAAGTAGAGTGCGCAAACTGTAGTTCGCTAATGCCCGAGGATTTAATTCAGAAATTCTTACAAGATTATCCCCTGCTTCAAGATCATTTTAACCGACTCGTGATCGACGCACAAAGAGATCCCTTGGCGAAAACGTGTCCAAACTGCTGCGCGCAAAACCGCGTGAAAAACCAACGCGCGAAACAAGTAACGTGTCATGAATGTCAATTCATTTGGTGTTTTCGGTGTCACGCACCGTGGCACAAAGGATTAACTTGCAAGGATTTCAAACGGGGTAGCAAGATGTTCAAGAAGTGGACAAAGGGTACAACTAGGGGCGTGGCCAACGCTCGACCCTGTCCCAAATGCAAAGTTTTCATCCAAAGGTTGGAAGGCTGCGATCACATGTCGTGTCCACGCTGTCGGACATCATTCTGCTACTTGTGTGGCGAGAGAATCCGTCATAGCAAACTGCTCGGAGGGCACTGGAGTATTTACAGTGTTTTAGGCTGTAAAGCCATCTACAAGAAGAATCAGCCAGTGCAAAGGAAGCTGATCAGAGGGTGTCTGCTTGGAATTGTTTTGATAACTCTGCTCGTCATGGCCGTGATGTTTGCTGCTGCGTCACCAATGTTGGGGATATTCTACCTACAAAAGTACATCCGCAAACGATAGATTCTCCAAGATAGTACGAAACGTGATCAAAACAGACCTCGGTCACATTTCAACCGAACACAAGTTTCGTTTATCGTTTCTAGACCATTTCCGTTAacaatttgaaggaaaatgtcCAACCCTGGATGCCGTGCGTTGATTCGATATGACACTCCTGACACAGAACTTACCACGCCCCCCTCACGTGACAGGAGGCATCTCTTTAACATATTCCACTTGTCGTCTGATTCATCTCAGGAACGAGCTCTTTCTCTGTTCGATCAACGTTGTgctaaaacaataacaaaaaaaccgTTAGAGCAATTCAGATAAAAAGTAACGTCTTTGTCGCATCGTTCTCAAAACGTTTCCCGCGTTTGATTTTCGAAACCCGATAGCATACGCAGGTGGAGTTGTTGGTTATCTACTCTGCAACGGCTTTTTTATCGATGGGCAGCTCAAGATTACTAAGGGCCGTTTCAAAAGTtgaactttacatgtgccgaatctaatTAACAATGAGACTAcaagcccgagttttctacgagcagatagtcaacgaggcgcagccgagttgactatcgctcgtagaaaacgagggcgagtagtctaattgttttagtataaatttacaatggtctcattgcacaaaaatgtaaagtaacgtctaaatggtgaaaagttttttattttgtttacatcggcaattcaaattcaaggtttcaaacactgcgagtgacgtgcactgaagcttcgtgatatacaatttaaaattcgtgatgcacaatttaaaatttaaagcttcgtgattggtcaaaataaataggagaacgattttcattggctagtcacaactgttgactatcagcagatagtctacgagtaatatagccaatcagattcacggattcacgatagactacgagtaaatttatactaatgcaaatgagcgaaaacaatagatttttacatttgcattagattcggcacatgtaaagttcgacgtttgaaacggGCCTAAGTTTCATCATTTCCTTCCACAaggtaaaacaaaaaggaacaaTTCTAACTTGTAACACATGCAGTCCCGCCAAAGAAGCCACTGCAATCTCCTTCACACCGTCATTTGTGAGATCAAGGTATTCAACAGCGAACAAAGGATTTGCAAAACTTCTTCTCCAGATCAATGTAAAGTCAACATTATTTGCCGAAGTCACAACGCACTTGTACACCAAAATTtcctggaaaagaaaattattgaaaatgtctcagccaaaaacaaaattgaaggTTAGTTAGCGATTCAGGAGGCAGCAAAGAAAACTACTGAAGTCCAGCTTTGCACGGAAATTAAACACATGACAATGAAATAGCTACACACTGCTCTATCATCTGAGCTTTCAAGCCATCTGGGAGCTGGTAAGatgcaatttcaattttgcacCCTGTTCTACCTGAATGAAGACCAATATATACATGAAATGACGACAAACCACCGAAGGAAGATGGAAAGTAGAATGCGCAAACTGCAGTTCGCTAATGCTCGAGG
Proteins encoded in this window:
- the LOC141888970 gene encoding uncharacterized protein LOC141888970; amino-acid sequence: MDPSKPLDDLQDAVEKFQDAAHERVVDKVHGLADVVDDVIPDPDELAKQIRKIVMEVFNGDDIKNAAAQLAKQALKDVATVQAIADMAKTTLLDLLSNDETRQSLLKYTKSLIIDKGTIDAFKVLIEDIIRAQEVQQFLAEAVKAILAIPIVKESAAELSKFVVCQWFVFLWITIKETLIPNWLRKNQRSLKGDDGN
- the LOC141889725 gene encoding E3 ubiquitin-protein ligase RNF217-like; this encodes MNNADDTSFGSKANSIGSNSDLLQSCYICLENLRKNQTSIHCNCDAVFCDSCLGAYVRLQITEGRWKVECANCSSLMPEDLIQKFLQDYPLLQDHFNRLVIDAQRDPLAKTCPNCCAQNRVKNQRAKQVTCHECQFIWCFRCHAPWHKGLTCKDFKRGSKMFKKWTKGTTRGVANARPCPKCKVFIQRLEGCDHMSCPRCRTSFCYLCGERIRHSKLLGGHWSIYSVLGCKAIYKKNQPVQRKLIRGCLLGIVLITLLVMAVMFAAASPMLGIFYLQKYIRKR